One genomic segment of Pseudomonas sp. RU47 includes these proteins:
- a CDS encoding short chain dehydrogenase has product MIAPETGMKPGERYRIESVERAPQFAGFFLDGKYYLGPELETAVGWLEGQHFLYDQLDPNGEPVYPDRIVGTITARTLELSDGLRLSIEEMPFQAEAITPFHTLDEATVETRPLAISQRHTAAGLRQPMQPSALLVAGAALLVGLCLLAINRSGRRVK; this is encoded by the coding sequence ATGATTGCCCCTGAAACCGGTATGAAACCGGGTGAGCGTTATCGCATTGAAAGCGTCGAGCGCGCGCCGCAGTTTGCTGGATTCTTCCTCGACGGCAAGTATTACCTGGGCCCCGAGTTGGAAACGGCCGTCGGCTGGCTCGAAGGGCAGCATTTCCTGTATGACCAACTCGATCCCAATGGCGAACCGGTTTATCCAGACAGAATCGTTGGCACGATCACCGCGCGGACACTGGAGTTGTCAGATGGGCTGCGTCTGAGCATTGAGGAAATGCCCTTTCAGGCAGAAGCTATTACGCCATTCCACACGCTTGACGAAGCGACCGTTGAAACCCGGCCACTGGCAATATCGCAGCGGCACACAGCAGCAGGCTTGCGCCAACCGATGCAACCTTCGGCGTTACTGGTTGCAGGTGCAGCATTGCTGGTCGGGCTGTGCCTGTTGGCGATCAATCGTTCTGGCCGTCGAGTCAAATAG
- a CDS encoding DUF6555 family protein has translation MSNVDIFVIEYKLHGQPKSFVIRAKTMRNADAWHWASCDAGIAPIPKPGKPPLKVISKPQAERFGITEVKWRETATVDWMEA, from the coding sequence ATGAGCAACGTCGACATCTTCGTCATCGAATACAAACTTCACGGCCAGCCAAAATCATTCGTCATCCGCGCAAAAACCATGCGCAACGCCGACGCATGGCATTGGGCGAGTTGCGACGCCGGCATCGCGCCGATTCCCAAACCCGGCAAGCCACCGTTGAAAGTCATCTCCAAACCCCAGGCCGAACGGTTTGGCATCACCGAGGTGAAATGGCGCGAAACGGCGACGGTGGACTGGATGGAGGCTTAG
- a CDS encoding MBL fold metallo-hydrolase — MTMHLDSFTANSATLQTPTEELVPSRYALRLGDIDVMVISDGVLPLPTQTMSTNADPADRAEWFKEMYLGPDAFDWALNVLVVRSGEQVILVDAGLGGQFPGFPRAGQFPKRLAAAGIDLADVTDIVITHMHMDHIGGLLVDTVKNRLRDDVRIHVTATEVDFWTSPDFTSTDMPAPVPDVLRSTANAFIQQYQSKLRIFEDAFEVAPGVVAKITGGHTPGHCVVYVTSGAERLTFAGDALFPVAFDHPDWHNGFEHDPNEAVRVRVRLLQEAAASGELFVATHLPFPSVGRVAVNGEAFRWIPAIWDY; from the coding sequence ATGACCATGCATCTGGATTCCTTCACCGCCAACAGCGCCACCCTGCAAACCCCGACCGAAGAGCTGGTGCCGTCGCGCTACGCGCTGCGCCTCGGTGACATCGACGTGATGGTAATCAGCGACGGCGTTCTGCCGCTGCCGACCCAGACCATGTCGACCAACGCCGATCCCGCCGACCGCGCTGAGTGGTTCAAAGAGATGTATCTGGGCCCCGACGCGTTCGACTGGGCACTCAATGTGCTGGTGGTACGCAGCGGCGAACAGGTGATCCTCGTCGACGCCGGACTTGGCGGCCAGTTCCCCGGCTTCCCCCGCGCCGGGCAGTTTCCCAAACGCCTCGCGGCGGCCGGCATCGACCTCGCAGACGTCACCGATATCGTCATCACCCACATGCACATGGACCACATCGGCGGACTGCTCGTCGACACGGTGAAAAACCGCTTGCGCGACGACGTGCGCATCCACGTCACCGCCACCGAAGTCGACTTCTGGACCTCGCCGGACTTCACCAGCACCGACATGCCCGCGCCGGTGCCGGACGTGCTGCGCTCGACCGCCAATGCGTTCATCCAGCAGTACCAAAGCAAGCTGCGCATCTTCGAAGACGCGTTCGAAGTCGCCCCCGGCGTAGTCGCCAAAATCACCGGTGGCCACACCCCGGGCCACTGCGTGGTCTACGTGACCTCCGGCGCCGAACGCCTGACTTTCGCCGGCGACGCCCTGTTCCCGGTGGCCTTCGACCACCCGGACTGGCACAACGGCTTCGAGCACGACCCAAATGAAGCCGTGCGCGTGCGCGTGCGCCTGCTGCAGGAAGCCGCCGCCAGTGGCGAACTGTTTGTCGCCACACACCTGCCCTTCCCGTCGGTCGGCCGCGTTGCCGTCAATGGCGAGGCGTTCCGCTGGATTCCGGCGATCTGGGATTACTGA
- a CDS encoding DNA methylase: MNKTISAEDLNIQLKHNDDGGLFKWLLASFLMGKRIQAEIAAEAYRVIADKHGRDTPRKLAACSHRELVAMLGEAHYVRYDETTAVRLHALARKLNDEYAGKVSHMVEASADRPAFEKRLAEFDGIGPKTVEIFMREASAVISL, encoded by the coding sequence GTGAACAAGACGATCAGCGCCGAGGATTTGAACATTCAGCTCAAGCACAACGATGACGGCGGCCTGTTCAAATGGCTGCTTGCCAGTTTCTTGATGGGCAAGCGGATACAGGCCGAAATCGCCGCCGAAGCCTATCGGGTGATTGCCGATAAACACGGGCGCGATACACCGCGCAAACTGGCTGCGTGCAGCCATCGTGAGCTGGTTGCGATGCTGGGGGAGGCGCATTACGTGCGTTACGACGAGACCACCGCCGTACGCCTCCACGCCTTGGCCCGCAAGTTAAACGACGAGTATGCGGGCAAGGTCAGCCATATGGTCGAGGCCAGCGCTGATCGCCCGGCATTCGAGAAACGGCTGGCAGAGTTCGACGGCATCGGCCCGAAAACCGTGGAAATCTTCATGCGCGAGGCAAGCGCTGTGATCAGCCTTTGA